A window from Actinomycetospora corticicola encodes these proteins:
- the nuoI gene encoding NADH-quinone oxidoreductase subunit NuoI, with amino-acid sequence MGMFDGIAGFGVTFSTMFKKVVTEEYPLVKKVTAPRYHGRHQLNRHPDGLEKCVGCELCAWACPADAIYVEGGDNTEDARFSPGERYGAIYQINYLRCIGCGLCIEACPTRSLTMTNEYELADDDRQHLIYTKDMLLAPLLPGMEQPPHPMRLGDDEQDYYVQGPEMARRGRDQAGADDLDTDNRAGANALPGAALVGKAPEEKR; translated from the coding sequence ATGGGCATGTTCGACGGCATCGCCGGCTTCGGCGTGACCTTCTCGACGATGTTCAAGAAGGTGGTCACCGAGGAGTACCCGCTGGTCAAGAAGGTGACCGCGCCGCGCTACCACGGCCGCCACCAGCTCAACCGGCACCCGGACGGCCTCGAGAAGTGCGTGGGCTGCGAGCTCTGCGCCTGGGCCTGCCCCGCCGACGCGATCTACGTCGAGGGCGGCGACAACACCGAGGACGCCCGGTTCTCCCCGGGGGAGCGCTACGGCGCGATCTACCAGATCAACTACCTGCGCTGCATCGGCTGCGGGCTCTGCATCGAGGCGTGCCCGACGCGGTCGCTGACGATGACCAACGAGTACGAGCTCGCCGACGACGACCGCCAGCACCTGATCTACACCAAGGACATGCTGCTCGCCCCGCTGCTGCCGGGCATGGAGCAGCCGCCGCACCCCATGCGGCTCGGGGACGACGAGCAGGACTACTACGTGCAGGGCCCGGAGATGGCGCGGCGCGGCCGGGACCAGGCCGGCGCGGACGACCTCGACACCGACAACCGCGCCGGGGCGAATGCCCTGCCGGGTGCGGCCCTCGTCGGGAAGGCCCCGGAGGAGAAGCGATGA
- the nuoH gene encoding NADH-quinone oxidoreductase subunit NuoH produces MNPLPPPGTPGYTQALIADDPLWLTIIKVVAVFALLIFMTLFMIWLERKVVGRMQQRPGPNWNGPFGLLQSLADGLKLAFKEDIRPVLADKVVFFIAPVLSTIPAFVAFAVIPLGPEVSIFGYRTALQVADLPVGILVVLACSSIGVYGIVLAGWASGSPYPLLGSLRSAAQVISYELALGISIIGVVLYAGSLSTADIVSAQQNGWYIWLLPVSFIVFAVSMVGETNRAPFDLPEAESELVGGFHTEYSSLKFALFFLAEYVNMVTLSAVATTLFLGGWMAPWPLSLIPGVNEGWLPVVWFISKMFVFLFVYIWLRGTLPRQRYDQFMRLGWKVLIPVSLVWLIAIAVLRVLRNQFGTISAPVVLMIGAAVLVVAIVVALMLPDRASDEDEDAAEPPVVGNYPVPPLDLTVPASPPRRRRAVSSGPAGPSKETAAVGTGQKEDA; encoded by the coding sequence GTGAACCCGCTGCCGCCACCCGGGACCCCCGGGTACACGCAGGCACTGATCGCGGACGACCCGCTGTGGCTGACCATCATCAAGGTGGTCGCGGTCTTCGCCCTGCTGATCTTCATGACGCTGTTCATGATCTGGCTGGAGCGCAAGGTCGTCGGGCGCATGCAGCAGCGGCCCGGCCCGAACTGGAACGGGCCGTTCGGCCTGCTCCAGTCGCTGGCCGACGGGCTGAAGCTCGCCTTCAAGGAGGACATCCGCCCGGTCCTCGCGGACAAGGTCGTCTTCTTCATCGCCCCGGTGCTCTCGACGATCCCGGCGTTCGTCGCCTTCGCCGTGATCCCGCTCGGCCCTGAGGTGTCGATCTTCGGGTACCGGACCGCGCTGCAGGTCGCGGACCTGCCGGTCGGCATCCTCGTGGTGCTCGCCTGCTCCTCGATCGGCGTGTACGGCATCGTGCTGGCCGGCTGGGCCTCCGGATCGCCCTACCCGTTGCTCGGCAGCCTCCGCAGCGCCGCGCAGGTGATCTCCTACGAGCTGGCGCTGGGCATCTCGATCATCGGCGTCGTGCTCTACGCGGGCTCGCTGTCCACCGCCGACATCGTCTCCGCGCAGCAGAACGGCTGGTACATCTGGCTGCTGCCGGTCAGCTTCATCGTCTTCGCCGTCTCGATGGTCGGCGAGACCAACCGGGCGCCGTTCGACCTCCCCGAGGCCGAGTCGGAGCTCGTCGGCGGCTTCCACACCGAGTACTCGTCGCTGAAGTTCGCGCTCTTCTTCCTCGCCGAGTACGTCAACATGGTCACCCTCTCCGCGGTGGCCACCACGCTGTTCCTCGGCGGCTGGATGGCGCCGTGGCCGCTCTCGCTGATCCCCGGGGTCAACGAGGGCTGGCTCCCGGTCGTCTGGTTCATCTCGAAGATGTTCGTGTTCCTGTTCGTCTACATCTGGCTGCGCGGCACCCTGCCCCGCCAGCGGTACGACCAGTTCATGCGGCTCGGCTGGAAGGTCCTCATCCCGGTCAGCCTCGTGTGGCTGATCGCGATCGCCGTCCTGCGGGTGCTGCGCAACCAGTTCGGCACGATCTCGGCGCCGGTGGTGCTGATGATCGGCGCGGCCGTGCTCGTCGTGGCGATCGTGGTCGCGCTGATGCTGCCCGACCGCGCGTCCGACGAGGACGAGGACGCGGCCGAGCCACCCGTCGTCGGGAACTACCCCGTGCCGCCGCTCGACCTCACCGTGCCGGCGAGCCCGCCGCGCCGCCGCCGTGCGGTGTCGTCCGGCCCGGCGGGCCCCTCGAAGGAGACGGCCGCCGTGGGCACCGGTCAGAAGGAGGACGCCTGA
- a CDS encoding NADH-quinone oxidoreductase subunit G: MTQAPEQEAPPVPEGHVRLTIDDRTVDAPKGELLIRTCERLGIVVPRFCDHPLLEPAGACRQCLVEVEMGGRPMPKPQASCTMTVADGMVVRTQVTSAVADKAQQGVMELLLINHPLDCPICDKGGECPLQNQAMSSGRAESRFHEHKRHFEKPLPISDEVLLDRERCVLCQRCTRFSDQIAGDPFIELLERGAHQQIGTEETAWGAGEEFQSYFSGNTIQICPVGALTSASYRFRSRPFDLVSTPGQCEHCASGCSTRRDWRRGGVTRVLAGEEPTVNEEWLCDKGRFAFRYPTSPQRVLQPMVREDGVLTPVPWVDALERAAALLAAARDGAGAPRTDEDGTEHGAKSGVGVLPGGRLTVEDAYAYAKFARVALRTNDVDQRARAHSDEELDFLAGHVAGVAPSHVSYAHLEAARTVLCVAFDPEEESPIVFLRLRKASRHGTRVVHVGSWTTPAVAKTGGHLLGAAPGEEAAALSDLPDDLAAALAAPGAVVLVGERAAEVPGLLTAVSELGARTGARIAWVPRRAGERGGVDAGALPTLLPGARRVDDAAAREAVAEVWGVPALPTTPGRDLTAILTAARDGELAGLVVGGVELADLPDPELARAALAEADVVISLEQVFSEATEHADVVLPVAPAVNRSGTYRNWEGRDRPFATTIDPGQGGSGRVGGTAAVTLPDCRVLDSLAVEMDVDLFTQTPQAAAAELAELGTVAVTPSTPATRPSTPAAPVGGSSVRLATWRQLIDGGALLAEENDLPGTARPARLRVAADTAERLGLVAGEPARIGEALDLVVELADLPADVVWAPSHVPVAGGVVTLAGLGLHHGGAVEVRGPAATTPATTPVVGNGGPQ; this comes from the coding sequence ATGACCCAGGCTCCCGAGCAGGAGGCCCCGCCGGTCCCCGAGGGCCACGTCCGGCTGACGATCGACGACCGCACCGTCGACGCACCCAAGGGCGAGCTCCTCATCCGGACCTGCGAGCGCCTCGGCATCGTGGTCCCCCGCTTCTGCGACCACCCCCTCCTCGAGCCGGCCGGCGCCTGCCGTCAGTGCCTGGTCGAGGTGGAGATGGGCGGGCGGCCGATGCCCAAGCCGCAGGCCAGCTGCACCATGACCGTCGCCGACGGCATGGTGGTGCGGACGCAGGTGACCAGCGCCGTCGCCGACAAGGCGCAGCAGGGCGTGATGGAGCTCCTGCTCATCAACCACCCGCTGGACTGCCCGATCTGCGACAAGGGCGGCGAGTGCCCCCTGCAGAACCAGGCCATGTCCTCGGGGCGGGCCGAGTCGCGGTTCCACGAGCACAAGCGGCACTTCGAGAAGCCGCTGCCCATCTCCGACGAGGTGCTGCTCGACCGCGAGCGCTGCGTGCTCTGCCAGCGCTGCACCCGCTTCTCCGACCAGATCGCCGGCGACCCGTTCATCGAGCTCCTCGAGCGCGGCGCGCACCAGCAGATCGGCACGGAGGAGACGGCCTGGGGCGCCGGCGAGGAGTTCCAGTCCTACTTCTCCGGCAACACCATCCAGATCTGCCCGGTCGGGGCACTGACCAGCGCCTCCTACCGGTTCCGCTCCCGGCCGTTCGACCTCGTCTCGACGCCGGGCCAGTGCGAGCACTGCGCGTCGGGCTGCTCGACCCGCCGGGACTGGCGCCGCGGCGGCGTCACCCGCGTGCTGGCCGGCGAGGAGCCGACCGTCAACGAGGAGTGGCTCTGCGACAAGGGCCGCTTCGCCTTCCGGTACCCCACCTCGCCGCAGCGGGTGCTGCAGCCGATGGTCCGTGAGGACGGCGTGCTCACGCCGGTCCCGTGGGTGGACGCGCTGGAGCGGGCCGCGGCCCTGCTCGCGGCCGCGCGGGACGGCGCGGGCGCCCCGCGGACCGACGAGGACGGCACCGAGCACGGCGCGAAGTCCGGCGTCGGGGTGCTCCCCGGCGGTCGGCTGACCGTCGAGGACGCCTACGCCTACGCCAAGTTCGCCCGGGTCGCGCTGCGTACCAACGACGTCGACCAGCGGGCCCGCGCCCACTCCGACGAGGAGCTGGACTTCCTCGCGGGCCACGTCGCGGGCGTCGCGCCGAGCCACGTCTCCTACGCCCACCTCGAGGCCGCCCGCACCGTGCTGTGCGTGGCGTTCGACCCCGAGGAGGAGTCGCCGATCGTCTTCCTGCGGCTGCGCAAGGCCTCCCGCCACGGCACCCGCGTGGTGCACGTCGGCAGCTGGACCACGCCCGCCGTCGCGAAGACCGGGGGGCACCTGCTGGGTGCCGCGCCCGGCGAGGAGGCCGCGGCCCTCTCCGACCTGCCCGACGACCTCGCCGCGGCCCTGGCCGCACCGGGCGCCGTGGTGCTCGTCGGCGAGCGCGCCGCCGAGGTGCCGGGCCTGCTCACCGCGGTCAGCGAGCTGGGCGCCCGGACCGGGGCCCGCATCGCGTGGGTGCCGCGACGGGCCGGGGAGCGCGGCGGCGTGGACGCCGGCGCGTTGCCGACCCTGCTGCCCGGGGCCCGTCGCGTCGACGACGCGGCGGCCCGCGAGGCGGTCGCCGAGGTCTGGGGCGTGCCCGCCCTGCCCACGACGCCCGGCCGCGACCTCACGGCCATCCTCACCGCCGCACGCGACGGGGAGCTGGCCGGACTCGTCGTCGGCGGCGTCGAGCTCGCCGACCTGCCCGACCCGGAGCTCGCCCGCGCCGCCCTCGCCGAGGCCGACGTGGTGATCTCCCTGGAGCAGGTGTTCTCCGAGGCCACCGAGCACGCCGACGTCGTGCTGCCGGTGGCGCCCGCGGTCAACCGCAGCGGCACCTACCGCAACTGGGAGGGCCGCGACCGGCCCTTCGCCACGACGATCGACCCCGGCCAGGGCGGCTCCGGCCGCGTCGGCGGCACGGCCGCGGTGACGCTGCCGGACTGCCGCGTCCTGGACTCGCTCGCCGTCGAGATGGACGTCGACCTGTTCACCCAGACCCCGCAGGCCGCCGCGGCGGAGCTCGCGGAGCTGGGCACCGTGGCGGTCACCCCGTCCACCCCGGCGACGCGCCCGTCGACCCCCGCCGCCCCCGTCGGCGGGTCCTCCGTCCGGCTCGCCACCTGGCGCCAGCTGATCGACGGCGGTGCGCTGCTGGCCGAGGAGAACGACCTGCCCGGCACCGCCCGCCCGGCCCGCCTCCGGGTCGCCGCGGACACCGCCGAGCGGCTCGGCCTGGTCGCCGGGGAACCGGCCCGGATCGGCGAGGCGCTCGACCTCGTGGTCGAGCTCGCCGACCTGCCCGCCGACGTCGTCTGGGCGCCCTCGCACGTTCCGGTCGCCGGTGGGGTCGTCACCCTCGCCGGGCTCGGGCTCCACCACGGCGGCGCCGTCGAGGTCCGCGGACCCGCCGCGACCACCCCCGCCACCACGCCCGTCGTCGGGAACGGAGGACCGCAGTGA
- the nuoF gene encoding NADH-quinone oxidoreductase subunit NuoF: MTQPSGTPEEYRPDPLTPVLTRRWLLPESWTLRHYTELGGYGALEQALAMDPADIVSLVKDSGLRGRGGAGFPTGMKWSFIPQPKPGEEPTEATKDAPQFKPKYLVINADEGEPGTCKDTPLMMADPHSLIEGCIITAYAIRASFCAIYIRGEIVHAIRRLHYAVQEAYEAGHLGKDIHGTGFDLDIVVHAGAGAYICGEETALLDSLEGRRGQPRLKPPFPATAGLYAAPTVVNNVETIATVPSIVAGGKEWFRTMGRERSPGPKIYSLSGHVERPGQYEAPLGTTLRELLEMAGGMKDGIPLKFWTPGGSSTPLFTAEHLDVPLDFEGAAEAGSMLGTTAVMIFNETVSVPWAVMKWTEFYEHESCGKCTPCREGNYWLAGILRRMNDGQGTEEDIDTLLDVCSNVLGRSFCALGDGAVSPITSGIKYFRQEFLDLCSSQQVSSDRVLAGAH, encoded by the coding sequence GTGACCCAGCCGAGTGGGACGCCCGAGGAGTACCGCCCCGACCCGCTGACCCCGGTGCTGACCCGCCGGTGGCTGCTGCCGGAGTCGTGGACCCTGCGCCACTACACCGAGCTCGGTGGCTACGGCGCCCTGGAGCAGGCCCTCGCCATGGACCCGGCCGACATCGTGTCCCTGGTGAAGGACTCCGGGCTGCGCGGTCGCGGCGGCGCGGGCTTCCCGACGGGCATGAAGTGGAGCTTCATCCCGCAGCCGAAGCCGGGCGAGGAGCCGACCGAGGCCACCAAGGACGCCCCGCAGTTCAAGCCGAAGTACCTCGTCATCAACGCCGACGAGGGCGAGCCGGGGACCTGCAAGGACACCCCGCTGATGATGGCCGACCCGCACAGCCTCATCGAGGGCTGCATCATCACGGCCTACGCGATCCGCGCGAGCTTCTGCGCGATCTACATCCGCGGTGAGATCGTCCACGCCATCCGGCGGCTGCACTACGCCGTGCAGGAGGCCTACGAGGCGGGCCACCTCGGGAAGGACATCCACGGCACCGGCTTCGACCTCGACATCGTGGTCCACGCCGGGGCGGGCGCGTACATCTGCGGCGAGGAGACCGCCCTGCTCGACTCGCTCGAGGGGCGCCGCGGCCAGCCGCGGCTCAAGCCGCCGTTCCCGGCGACGGCGGGGCTCTACGCGGCCCCGACGGTGGTCAACAACGTCGAGACCATCGCGACCGTCCCGTCGATCGTGGCCGGTGGCAAGGAGTGGTTCCGGACGATGGGCCGCGAGCGCTCGCCCGGGCCGAAGATCTATTCGCTGTCCGGGCACGTCGAGCGGCCGGGCCAGTACGAGGCCCCGCTCGGCACCACGCTGCGCGAGCTGCTCGAGATGGCCGGCGGCATGAAGGACGGCATCCCGCTGAAGTTCTGGACGCCGGGTGGCTCGTCCACGCCGCTGTTCACCGCCGAGCACCTCGACGTCCCGCTGGACTTCGAGGGCGCCGCGGAGGCCGGCTCCATGCTCGGCACCACCGCCGTGATGATCTTCAACGAGACGGTCAGCGTGCCGTGGGCGGTGATGAAGTGGACCGAGTTCTACGAGCACGAGTCCTGCGGCAAGTGCACCCCCTGCCGTGAGGGCAACTACTGGCTCGCCGGAATCCTGCGCCGCATGAACGACGGCCAGGGCACCGAGGAGGACATCGACACCCTCCTCGACGTGTGCTCGAACGTCCTGGGCCGCTCCTTCTGCGCCCTGGGCGACGGCGCCGTCTCCCCGATCACCAGCGGCATCAAGTACTTCCGCCAGGAGTTCCTGGACCTCTGCTCCTCCCAGCAGGTGTCCTCGGACCGAGTTCTCGCCGGAGCGCACTGA
- the nuoE gene encoding NADH-quinone oxidoreductase subunit NuoE gives MTSTGDVAQRSSTSRTVNEVDLSRFDGQRERAAAIVMRYPEPRSALLPLLHLVQYVEGHVSREGVAFCADVLDITPAEVSAVATFYTMYKREPVGEHLVSVCTNTLCAALGGDDIYAAVRERLGGIGHEETAGEPGTTGSLTIEHAECLAACDLAPVLTVNYEFYDRQTVDSALEIIAALQRGEKPHPTRGAPLTDFRRIELLLAGFFDDPEVGGAAANAGPSADEATLRGARLAEERGWTAPPMPDAGPDRPTEATDLPGGAS, from the coding sequence ATGACCAGCACGGGAGACGTGGCGCAGCGGAGCTCGACCAGCCGGACCGTGAACGAGGTCGACCTCTCGCGCTTCGACGGGCAGCGCGAGCGGGCCGCGGCCATCGTCATGCGCTACCCGGAGCCGCGCTCGGCCCTGCTGCCGCTGCTGCACCTCGTGCAGTACGTCGAGGGCCACGTGAGCCGCGAGGGCGTCGCGTTCTGCGCCGACGTCCTGGACATCACGCCCGCCGAGGTCTCGGCGGTCGCGACGTTCTACACGATGTACAAGCGCGAGCCGGTCGGCGAGCACCTGGTCAGCGTCTGCACGAACACGCTGTGCGCGGCGCTCGGCGGCGACGACATCTACGCGGCCGTGCGTGAACGGCTCGGCGGGATCGGCCACGAGGAGACCGCGGGCGAGCCGGGGACCACCGGCAGCCTGACCATCGAGCACGCCGAGTGCCTGGCCGCCTGCGACCTCGCGCCCGTGCTCACCGTCAACTACGAGTTCTACGACCGGCAGACCGTCGACAGCGCGCTCGAGATCATCGCGGCGCTGCAGCGGGGCGAGAAGCCGCACCCGACGCGCGGTGCCCCGCTGACCGACTTCCGCCGCATCGAGCTGCTGCTCGCCGGCTTCTTCGACGACCCCGAGGTCGGGGGCGCCGCGGCGAACGCCGGCCCCAGCGCCGACGAGGCCACGCTGCGCGGCGCGCGGCTCGCCGAGGAGCGTGGCTGGACCGCGCCCCCGATGCCCGACGCCGGGCCCGACCGACCCACCGAAGCCACCGACCTCCCTGGAGGTGCCTCGTGA
- a CDS encoding NADH-quinone oxidoreductase subunit D, producing MSTDVPTTDTATDPYAASSRETTEGTVYTVTGGDWDELIDESSGDERIVINMGPQHPSTHGVLRLVMEVSGETVTDVRLVIGYLHTGIEKNCEYRTWTQGVTFVTRADYLSPLFTETAYCMSIERLLGVEVPTRAEVIRVLLMEINRIGSHLVALATGGMELGALTGMTNGFREREEVLHLLEFLTGLRMNHAFIRPGGVVQDLPEGAEKRILEFCDVMDSRLPGFHQLLTGNAIWQQRLVGVGYLPLDGCLSLGVTGPILRSAGLAWDLRKVEPYLGYEQYDFEVPTETAADSFARYKLRVEEMHQSLRIIRQCVEALEPGPVMVGDAKIAWPAKLSIGADGMGNSLEHVRQIMGQSMESLIHHFKLVTEGFKVPPGQAYVPIESPRGELGAHLVSDGGTRPLRVHLREPSFVNLQAAPAMCEGGLLSDVIAALASLDPVMGGCDR from the coding sequence ATGAGCACCGACGTGCCCACCACCGACACCGCCACCGACCCCTACGCCGCGAGCTCCCGCGAGACCACCGAGGGGACCGTCTACACGGTCACCGGTGGCGACTGGGACGAGCTCATCGACGAGTCGTCGGGCGACGAGCGCATCGTCATCAACATGGGGCCGCAGCACCCGTCCACCCACGGCGTGCTGCGCCTGGTCATGGAGGTCTCCGGCGAGACCGTCACCGACGTGCGGCTGGTCATCGGCTACCTGCACACCGGGATCGAGAAGAACTGCGAGTACCGCACCTGGACCCAGGGCGTCACCTTCGTGACGCGGGCGGACTACCTCTCGCCGCTGTTCACCGAGACCGCGTACTGCATGTCGATCGAGCGCCTGCTCGGCGTCGAGGTGCCCACCCGCGCCGAGGTGATCCGGGTCCTCCTCATGGAGATCAACCGGATCGGCTCCCACCTCGTCGCGCTGGCCACCGGCGGCATGGAGCTCGGCGCCCTCACCGGCATGACCAACGGGTTCCGCGAGCGCGAGGAGGTCCTGCACCTCCTCGAGTTCCTCACCGGCCTGCGGATGAACCACGCGTTCATCCGCCCCGGCGGCGTCGTCCAGGACCTCCCGGAGGGCGCGGAGAAGCGCATCCTCGAGTTCTGCGACGTCATGGACTCCCGCCTGCCGGGCTTCCACCAGCTGCTCACGGGCAACGCGATCTGGCAGCAGCGCCTCGTCGGCGTCGGCTACCTCCCGCTCGACGGCTGCCTCTCCCTCGGGGTCACCGGACCGATCCTGCGCTCGGCGGGCCTCGCCTGGGACCTGCGCAAGGTCGAGCCCTACCTCGGCTACGAGCAGTACGACTTCGAGGTGCCGACCGAGACGGCGGCCGACTCCTTCGCGCGCTACAAGCTGCGCGTCGAGGAGATGCACCAGTCGCTGCGGATCATCCGGCAGTGCGTCGAGGCGCTCGAGCCCGGCCCGGTGATGGTCGGCGACGCGAAGATCGCCTGGCCCGCGAAGCTGTCCATCGGCGCCGACGGCATGGGCAACTCGCTCGAGCACGTCCGGCAGATCATGGGGCAGTCGATGGAGTCCCTGATCCACCACTTCAAGCTGGTCACCGAGGGCTTCAAGGTCCCGCCGGGGCAGGCCTACGTGCCGATCGAGTCGCCGCGCGGCGAGCTCGGCGCCCACCTCGTGTCCGACGGCGGCACCCGCCCGCTGCGGGTGCACCTGCGCGAGCCCAGCTTCGTCAACCTGCAGGCCGCGCCGGCGATGTGCGAGGGCGGGCTGCTCTCCGACGTCATCGCCGCGCTGGCGAGTCTCGACCCGGTGATGGGGGGCTGCGACCGATGA
- a CDS encoding NADH-quinone oxidoreductase subunit C, with protein MPDDEKQPGVPATGTGGASGPTGATAGSSEHTERGAVAFSPTEQDRPHAPAVTGRAREGMFGISGSGDTSGFGGLRLPAYAPAPAERPYGGWFDEVVDETAAALEEGAARGESDAVAFETAVPQVTVDRGEMTWYVAREHLPALARTLRDDPALRFEFCSGVSGVDYGEGVPQQLHSVVQLLSMTYRRRLRLEVCLDLDDAHCPSLVPVYPTADWHERETWDMFGIVYDGHPSLTRILMPDDWNGHPQLKSYPLGGIPVEYKGAEIPPPDQRRAYT; from the coding sequence ATGCCGGACGACGAGAAGCAGCCCGGCGTCCCGGCGACCGGGACCGGCGGCGCCAGCGGCCCCACCGGCGCGACGGCCGGGTCCTCCGAGCACACCGAGCGCGGCGCGGTCGCGTTCTCCCCGACCGAGCAGGACCGCCCGCACGCGCCGGCCGTGACCGGCCGCGCGCGCGAGGGCATGTTCGGCATCAGCGGGTCCGGCGACACCTCCGGGTTCGGCGGCCTGCGCCTGCCCGCCTACGCCCCGGCCCCGGCCGAGCGGCCCTACGGCGGCTGGTTCGACGAGGTCGTCGACGAGACCGCGGCCGCCCTCGAGGAGGGCGCGGCCCGGGGGGAATCGGACGCAGTCGCCTTCGAGACGGCCGTGCCGCAGGTGACGGTCGACCGCGGCGAGATGACCTGGTACGTCGCCCGCGAGCACCTCCCGGCCCTGGCGAGGACGCTGCGCGACGACCCGGCCCTGCGCTTCGAGTTCTGCTCCGGGGTGTCCGGGGTGGACTACGGCGAGGGCGTGCCGCAGCAGCTCCACTCGGTGGTTCAGCTGCTCTCGATGACCTACCGCCGCCGTCTGCGGCTCGAGGTCTGCCTGGACCTCGACGACGCGCACTGCCCCTCGCTCGTGCCCGTCTACCCGACGGCGGACTGGCACGAGCGCGAGACCTGGGACATGTTCGGGATCGTCTACGACGGCCACCCGAGCCTGACCCGGATCCTCATGCCGGACGACTGGAACGGCCACCCGCAGCTGAAGAGCTACCCGCTGGGCGGCATCCCGGTCGAGTACAAGGGCGCCGAGATCCCGCCGCCCGACCAGCGGAGGGCCTACACATGA
- a CDS encoding NuoB/complex I 20 kDa subunit family protein: MGLEEKLPNGILLASVEGLVNWTRKASLWPATFGLACCAIEMMTSGAPRYDLGRFGMEVFRPSPRQADLMIVAGRVTNKMAPVLRQIYDQMAEPRWVLAMGVCASSGGMFNNYAVVQGVDHVVPVDMYLPGCPPRPEMLIDAILKLHQKIQQEPLGPVRAQLAAERRAQGETLELLPSSVKYGRENA; this comes from the coding sequence ATGGGACTCGAGGAGAAGCTGCCGAACGGCATCCTGCTGGCCAGCGTCGAGGGGCTGGTGAACTGGACCCGCAAGGCGTCGCTGTGGCCGGCCACCTTCGGCCTGGCCTGCTGCGCGATCGAGATGATGACGTCGGGCGCGCCGCGCTACGACCTCGGTCGCTTCGGCATGGAGGTCTTCCGCCCCAGCCCGCGCCAGGCCGACCTGATGATCGTGGCCGGGCGCGTGACCAACAAGATGGCGCCGGTCCTGCGCCAGATCTACGACCAGATGGCCGAGCCGCGCTGGGTGCTGGCGATGGGCGTGTGCGCCTCCTCCGGCGGCATGTTCAACAACTACGCGGTGGTCCAGGGCGTCGACCACGTCGTGCCGGTCGACATGTACCTCCCCGGCTGCCCGCCGCGGCCGGAGATGCTGATCGACGCGATCCTCAAGCTGCACCAGAAGATCCAGCAGGAGCCGCTCGGCCCGGTCCGGGCCCAGCTCGCCGCCGAGCGCCGCGCCCAGGGCGAGACGCTGGAGCTGCTCCCGTCGTCGGTCAAGTACGGGCGGGAGAACGCCTGA
- a CDS encoding NADH-quinone oxidoreductase subunit A — translation MPGSTGLTAYIPLIVMFVLAAGFAVFSVTSAPFIGPRRYNRAKLDSYECGIEPSPQPVVGGGRVPVAYYLTAMMFILFDVELVFLYPYVLNIDALGLFGLAAVLVFLVPILIAYAYEWRRGGLDWS, via the coding sequence ATGCCGGGCAGCACGGGACTCACCGCGTACATCCCCCTCATCGTCATGTTCGTGCTCGCCGCCGGGTTCGCCGTGTTCTCCGTGACCTCGGCGCCCTTCATCGGCCCACGTCGCTACAACCGCGCCAAGCTCGACAGCTACGAGTGCGGGATCGAGCCCTCGCCGCAGCCCGTGGTGGGCGGTGGCCGCGTGCCGGTCGCCTACTACCTGACGGCGATGATGTTCATCCTCTTCGACGTCGAGCTGGTGTTCCTGTACCCGTACGTCCTCAACATCGACGCGCTCGGACTGTTCGGCCTCGCCGCCGTGCTCGTGTTCCTCGTGCCGATCCTCATCGCGTACGCCTACGAGTGGCGTCGCGGCGGGCTGGACTGGAGCTAG